The genomic stretch GGCCCCGGGACTCGAGCGCCGCCACCACGGCCTCTCCCGTCTTGAGCGAAATCTCCCGCTCCTCGCCCCACCCGCCCATCAGCACTCCCACGCGCTTGCCCATGTCGATGTTGCCTCCTGGGCGGAGCACAGAGCATGGATGATGCCAGCCACGCGGCGGTGGGCGGAGCGGGACGGTCTCCCTCGGAAACCGCCTGGGTGAGGGACTTCAGCCACGCCGTGCGCGAAGAGCAGGCGTGTCCTCCGGGCCGCGGCGTGGCCGGGGCGCCACGGAGCGGGCGGCCCGCGTCAGGCGCCGCTCCGTCTCCACGCCGCGAGCCGCGGACCTCGGGTGAGGCAGGTCAGCTGGCCGGGAACTCCGGCTCCAGGACGGGGCCCGGTCCGGTGGTGCCCGCGTCGTCCGGGAGCCCGGCGTCCGGCGCTTCCGAGCCCGCGTCCGGGTCAGTGGTTCCCGAATCCGTGTTCAGGCCACCGTCGGTGTTCAGGCCACCATCGGTGCCAGCATCGGTGCCGCCATCGGACGGCGCGGCGCCGTCGGGGACGCACGCGTTGTCGACGCAGGCGTAGCCCTCCAGGCACTGGTTGAGCTCATCGCAGGGCTGCCCTTCCTCGTCGAAGTCGACGAGGAGGCTGCACGCGGACAGCCCGGTGCCCAGGGCCATGAAAGCAACGAGGTTTCGCAAGGGACGGCGCATGGCTAGTAGTTCCGGAGATCGTCATCGTCGAGTGCGGGCCGCTTCTTCTTCTTCTCTTCCTCTCGCCGCCGCTCCTCCTGCCGCCGCCGCTCTTCCTGCTCGCGCTGCGCCGCGGACTCCTCCTGCTTGCGCCGCTCCTCCAACTCCTTGCGCTGGCGCTCCACCTCTTCACGGCGCTTGCGGAGCTCTTCCTCACGCTGGCGCGCCTCATCCTCCTGCGCGCGCTTGTTGGACGTGCTGGGCTCCTTCTGCGTCGAGGCCGGCACCGCCTGCGCGGGAGGCGGAGGCATGGGCAGCGGCTCCTTCGCCGCGGCGGGGGCCGCCTTCGGCGCGGGAGGCGTGTCCTGCGGCGGCGCGGCCGCGGGGACGGGCGCCGGCGCGGGGCGGCTCGCGCGGGAGGACGACTTCGAACCACCGCTGCCGCCATTGGCGAAGGCCAGGTAGCCGCCCGCGCCCGCCGACGCGAGGCCCAGGAGGATGCCGACGTCGGCCACCAGCGCGTACGACTTGCCCGTGCTCTTGAGGTCCTGGGCGCGGCTGCTGTTCTGCGCCGCGCGCTTGAAGTCATCCGACTTCGCGGAGGCCTCCATGCCGAAGTAGACGCCGCCGGCCAGCAGCGCCACGCCGGTGGCCATCAGCACGTAGCCCACGGTGCGGCGCGTGTTGCTGACGCCACCCGAGAAGTGCGTCACCGGCTTGCCGCCCTGGCGCGGCGCATCCGCCGACACCAGCTGCGCCAGCAGCGCCTGCGAACCGTCCACCAGCCCCTCCCCACGCGGCACCGTCCCCAGCGCGTAGGCCTGGTTGTGGCCATCCGACACGTCCAGGCGCAGGCCCGTCACCTCCAGCGGCGCGGTCCCGGCACCACCGCGCACCAGGAGCGCCAGCACCTGGGACACGCCCGCGAGCGTCCCCAGCTCACGAAGGGCCGCGTCGCGCTCCTGACTCTCCGGCTTGCGCGCCGCCTGCTCGGTGAACGTCTGCAGGCCCTTCTGCGCCGCCACGGGGGCCAGCGTCAGGCTGACCTCGCCCTCGCGCTCCCGGCGCTGCGTCAGCGCGTAGCCCGGCGCCACCACCGTCACGTAGTGGTCCGCGGCCGTGAGGTCGGCGACGTCCACCGGCGAGATGCCCCGGAACTGGCCGTCCACGAACACCTGGGCCGGTACTGGCTCGGTGCTCACGCGCAGGCTGGCCTTGGTGCCGGTGAGCACCGCCTTGCGCTCCTTCTCCACGAAGGTCATCTCCTCCGGCGGGAAGAAGTTGGGCGAGAAGCGCGCCTCCGGGTTCAGCGCCAGCGCGGTGCGAATCTCCAGCTGCGCGGCGGTGTTCTCACCGTTGGCCACCTGCGACGCGGCCTTCATCACCCGCGCGCGGCTCAGCTCGGTGAAGCGCTGGGAGAGGTCGGCGACCTCGTAGCCGCGCACCGCCTTGTCGAAGTGCTCGAGCGCCTTCTCGGTGTCGAGCTCGTCGTAGGCGCGCTGGCCCGCCTTCATCGCCTCGGCGGCCTCGGCCTCACGGGCCTGGCGCTCGCGCTGCCCGTCCGCGTCCAGCGCGTCCGACAGGCGCACCAGCTTCAGCCGCCCCGAGCGCGTCACCGCCAGCTCCGCCTCGCGCGCCAGCCGGGCCGCGTCGCCACGGGCCTCCGCGTCCAGCGCAATGGCCACCACGGTGACCGTAGCCGCATCGGCCGGCGCATCCGCCGTCGCCGCGCTCAAGGCCCGGGGCACCAGCCGCGAGGACACCGGCGTCTGCGCCGCCGCGGGTCCCACGGCCAGCAGTCCCACCAGCCATCCACTCAACGCGGCGTGAACCGCTCGCACATTCGAAGGTCGCATCTCTCGTTCACCTTTTGCTCGTTGCGCATCAAACGGACTGCACAGCGAAATGCAAGTGAGAAGGAGTCCTCAGCGACCCGCTGCCCGAGCTGGAGTACGCGCGGGAGCGGATGCCATGCCATGGAGATAGTCCAGGGCGACCCTCAAGGGATAGTCCTCCAGCTTCGCGGTGACGTCCCAGGGCTTGAGATTCTCCGGCAGGCCTCGGGGCTCCGGCGCGGCGGGCTCGGTCGCGGCCGTCGGCTCGGCGCGGAAGTGGCGCTGCAGGTCCTTCTCCCGCACCACATCGCGCGGCACCTTGCCTCCCGCTTCGTCGGGGACGAGGAAGTCCGGGGTGATGCCGCGCTCCTGGATGCTGCGGCCCTTGGGCGTGTAGTAGCGCGCGATGGTCAGCTTCAGCCCGGAGCCATCCTCCAGCTCGATGACCGTCTGGACGCTGCCCTTGCCGAAGGTGGGCGTGCCCAGGATGCTCGCGCGGCCATGGTCCTGGAGCGCGCCCGCCACGATTTCGGACGCGGAGGCACTGCCCGCGTTGACCAGCACCACGACGGGGTAGTCCTTCTCCGTGTCGCGGTCCTTGCTGCGCTCCACGGTGGCGCTTCGGCCATCCCGCCCCCGCGTGGAGACGATGGGCAGATTGCCCGGCAGGAACCGGTCGCTCACCGCCACCGCCTGGTCCAGCAGCCCGCCCGGGTTGTTGCGCAGGTCCAGCACCAGGCCGCGCAGCTCCTTGCCGCCGTTGAGCGCGCGCAGCCGGTCCAGCTCCTTGCGAAGGTACAGGTCGGTGCGGTCCTGGAAGTTCTTCACCTTCACATGGCCGATACCGCCATGCAGCGCGCCTTCCACGGACACGATGCGGATGTGGTCCCGGATGATGGCGATTTCGCGCGGCGCGCTGAAGCCCTCGCGCATGATGGTCAGCAGCACGCGTCCGCCGGCCGGGCCGCGCATCTTCTGCAGCGCGCGCCCCACGTCCATGCCCTCGGTCCGCTCACCGTCGATGCCGACCAGCTCATCGCCGGCCTTGATGCCCGCGCGCGCCGCGGGGGTGTCGTCGATGGGCGCCACCACCACGATGCGCTCGCCCTTGCGCGCGATTTCGATGCCCAGGCCGCCCCACTCGCCCGAGGTGTCGATTTTCATCTCCCGGTACACGTCGGGCGGGAGGAACACCGTGTGCGGATCCAACGTCTCCAGCATGCCCTGGATGGCGCCGTAGATGAGCCGCTGGCGGTCCGGCGACTCCACGTAGTTGTTCTCCACGTAGGAGAGCACCCGCGCGAACACCTCCAGCTGCCGGTACGTGGCGTCGTCGCGCTCGGCCTGCTCCGCGCGGCCCGCCGTCCCCGCGTCCTTCCTGGGCGGCTCCGCGGCATGCGCCCACGGAGCACTCAGGAGGAAGAAGGCGGTCAGCGCCGCGCGCCATGGCTGGGAGGAACCCGTCACGTCGGTACGTCCTTTCCCGGGGCGGCCCCGGAAGGCTCCGTACCAGTCTACCCGGCCCTCACAGCTCCGCCGAGTCGGCGAAACGCACCAGGTGCGACACCAGCTCGTCCGGGCGCTCCAACTGCGGCACGTGCCCGAAGCCATCCACCACGCGCACCTGCGCATGGGCAGGCAGGTGGGCGCGATACCAGTTCAGCGTCTCCGACGGCAGCAGCCGCTCACTGCCGCCCCACAGGAACAGCAGCGGCATGGCCAGGTTGCGCACCTGCTCCGGCTCCAGGCAGGCGCGCGTGGCCAGCGCCTCCGCGGTCAGCGCCCGCACGGTGGGTGTGTCGTAGAAGTGCCGCAGCTCGTAGGCGAACAGCAGCGCGGGCAGGGGCGGACGGTGGAACAACCGCCGCGTGAAGGCACGCGCCTCCGCGGGGGACTTCACGACGAACGAGTTGAGCAGCGCGGTGTTCTCCGCCTCCGGCAGCTGCGCGCCCGCGGGAGCCACCAGCGCCAGCGCGCGGACCCATTCGGGGTGATCCGCCGCCAGGTTCACCGCCATGGCGCCCCCCAGCGAGTTGCCCACCACGAAGGCCGGCGCCTTCACCACCTCTTCCACGTAGGCGCGCAGCACCTCGAACTGGTTGCGCACACACACCTCTCCGCCGCAGTACTCCACGGAGAAGCCGTGTCCCGGCAGGTCCGGGGCGTACACGCGGGAGAAGCGCTTCGCCATGCCGAAGAGCGTGCGCCCAAAGCCGTTCGCCGAGCCGCCCAGCCCGTGCACCAGCACCACTGGCGGCCCCTTGCCCTGCCCCGTCAACGCGTAGTGGTGCACCGTCTGGTCACCGACCTGCATTGTCGTGGACTCGACACCACGCGCCACCAGCATGTGCCGCAGCGCCTTTTGCATTCCGCCCATCAGGTCCATGCGCTCGCCTGCTCCTCGCAGAAGGGTCCCACGACAATAACAACGCGTCCGCGCATTTGCCGCAACGCGTCAGGGCCCGGGCGCCAGCCACAGGGCGGGGTCGACCGCCTGCCCGCCCTTGCGCACCTCGAAGTACAGGTAGGCGCCCTTGAGGGAACCAGTGTCCCCCACCTCGCCCACCACGTCTCCGGGAAGCACCATGCCGCCCAGTTCGGGGGTGATGGAGGACAGGTGGGCCATGAGGGTGTGGTAGCCGTCGCCGTGGTCCAGGATGAGCAGGTTGCCGTAGCCGCGCAGGGCGCCGGCATAGGCGACGGTGCCCTCGGCCACGGCCCGTACCGGCGTGCCCGCGGCGGCGCGGATGTCCAGACCCTTCTGGACGGTGACGGTGTTGAAGCGCGGGTTGACGACCTTGCCGAAGCCCACCTCGACGATGCCTGACACGGGCCGGGGGAGCTTGCCGCGCAGCGCGCCGAAGCCGCTCGTCGCGGGCAGCTCCTTCAGGTCCTGCACCATCCGCGTCAGCTCCGCGTCGGCCTGCTCCAGCTCGCGCACCGCGCGCCGGGCCAGCTCCGCTTCGCCCGCGAGCGTGCCCACCACCTCCTCCAGCCCTTCTTGCTGCATGCGGGCCAGTCGCTCCTGCTCCTGGAGGAAGGCCATTCGCGCGGCGAGCGACGCCTGGAGCCGCTCCAACTCCCGCGTCGCCTGAC from Myxococcus xanthus encodes the following:
- a CDS encoding PEGA domain-containing protein, with the translated sequence MRPSNVRAVHAALSGWLVGLLAVGPAAAQTPVSSRLVPRALSAATADAPADAATVTVVAIALDAEARGDAARLAREAELAVTRSGRLKLVRLSDALDADGQRERQAREAEAAEAMKAGQRAYDELDTEKALEHFDKAVRGYEVADLSQRFTELSRARVMKAASQVANGENTAAQLEIRTALALNPEARFSPNFFPPEEMTFVEKERKAVLTGTKASLRVSTEPVPAQVFVDGQFRGISPVDVADLTAADHYVTVVAPGYALTQRREREGEVSLTLAPVAAQKGLQTFTEQAARKPESQERDAALRELGTLAGVSQVLALLVRGGAGTAPLEVTGLRLDVSDGHNQAYALGTVPRGEGLVDGSQALLAQLVSADAPRQGGKPVTHFSGGVSNTRRTVGYVLMATGVALLAGGVYFGMEASAKSDDFKRAAQNSSRAQDLKSTGKSYALVADVGILLGLASAGAGGYLAFANGGSGGSKSSSRASRPAPAPVPAAAPPQDTPPAPKAAPAAAKEPLPMPPPPAQAVPASTQKEPSTSNKRAQEDEARQREEELRKRREEVERQRKELEERRKQEESAAQREQEERRRQEERRREEEKKKKRPALDDDDLRNY
- a CDS encoding S41 family peptidase, translated to MTGSSQPWRAALTAFFLLSAPWAHAAEPPRKDAGTAGRAEQAERDDATYRQLEVFARVLSYVENNYVESPDRQRLIYGAIQGMLETLDPHTVFLPPDVYREMKIDTSGEWGGLGIEIARKGERIVVVAPIDDTPAARAGIKAGDELVGIDGERTEGMDVGRALQKMRGPAGGRVLLTIMREGFSAPREIAIIRDHIRIVSVEGALHGGIGHVKVKNFQDRTDLYLRKELDRLRALNGGKELRGLVLDLRNNPGGLLDQAVAVSDRFLPGNLPIVSTRGRDGRSATVERSKDRDTEKDYPVVVLVNAGSASASEIVAGALQDHGRASILGTPTFGKGSVQTVIELEDGSGLKLTIARYYTPKGRSIQERGITPDFLVPDEAGGKVPRDVVREKDLQRHFRAEPTAATEPAAPEPRGLPENLKPWDVTAKLEDYPLRVALDYLHGMASAPARTPARAAGR
- a CDS encoding alpha/beta fold hydrolase gives rise to the protein MDLMGGMQKALRHMLVARGVESTTMQVGDQTVHHYALTGQGKGPPVVLVHGLGGSANGFGRTLFGMAKRFSRVYAPDLPGHGFSVEYCGGEVCVRNQFEVLRAYVEEVVKAPAFVVGNSLGGAMAVNLAADHPEWVRALALVAPAGAQLPEAENTALLNSFVVKSPAEARAFTRRLFHRPPLPALLFAYELRHFYDTPTVRALTAEALATRACLEPEQVRNLAMPLLFLWGGSERLLPSETLNWYRAHLPAHAQVRVVDGFGHVPQLERPDELVSHLVRFADSAEL
- a CDS encoding murein hydrolase activator EnvC family protein, with the translated sequence MSWRLLLLALGLWASTAMAAAPATAAEDAEQAAVRERLSAQRATLALVEAKKLSVLEGVELMQEMAAFSRRRVRSLEGDLAVFRRRVLLAEREQAVLAEALKLQLRRLSPRLRTLYRLMRRRPLEVLLSAEDFAALVWRARALEASMSGDLELLRTVQRVARLQRQATRELERLQASLAARMAFLQEQERLARMQQEGLEEVVGTLAGEAELARRAVRELEQADAELTRMVQDLKELPATSGFGALRGKLPRPVSGIVEVGFGKVVNPRFNTVTVQKGLDIRAAAGTPVRAVAEGTVAYAGALRGYGNLLILDHGDGYHTLMAHLSSITPELGGMVLPGDVVGEVGDTGSLKGAYLYFEVRKGGQAVDPALWLAPGP